A region from the Hydra vulgaris chromosome 08, alternate assembly HydraT2T_AEP genome encodes:
- the LOC136083946 gene encoding uncharacterized protein LOC136083946 isoform X2: protein MKNAYRNNGQAVPSKLYPECIIKEGFLVKSPPQEHVIRKVARWHLRYLVLYDTQSRVDIDQIIEREVFIFYYKDDKSKEAGEKPLGKISLINANVVPHRGNLHNYKYAIDIYTDNRVWHLCAMQQPVIESWFTEIKSRSISNFPKVLTKDISPFMVAAMFFEPCKVLDNSFKDKQDSEECRRLSLPQKNLPRISVVHSDSLSP from the exons CATATCGTAATAATGGCCAAGCAGTTCCTTCAAAGCTCTATCCAGAGTGTATTATTAAAGAAGGTTTTCTAGTTAAATCGCCTCCACAGGAACATGTTATCCGAAAAGTTGCAAGATGGCATTTACGTTATCTTGTATTGTACGATACACAGTCAAGAGTTGATATTGATCAGATAATTGAaagagaagtttttattttttattacaaagatGACAAATCAAAAGAAGCCGGTGAAAAACCATTAG gcaaaatttcattaataaatgCAAATGTTGTTCCGCATCGAGGCAATTTGCACAattataaatatgctatagatATCTATACGGATAATCGTGTCTGGCATTTGTGTGCAATGCAACAGCCTGTTATTGAAAGTTGGTTTACGGAAATAAAAAGTCGAAGTATTTCAAATTTTCCAAAG GTCTTGACTAAGGATATTTCTCCATTCATGGTCGCTGCTATGTTTTTTGAACCCTGTAAAGTAttggataattcttttaaagataaacaaGATAGCGAAGAATGTAGGCGTTTGTCGTTaccacaaaaaaatttacccaGGATTTCAGTTGTGCATAGTGATAGTTTGTCTCCATAA
- the LOC136083946 gene encoding uncharacterized protein LOC136083946 isoform X1: protein MTMEGIANLKKTFTFSYRNNGQAVPSKLYPECIIKEGFLVKSPPQEHVIRKVARWHLRYLVLYDTQSRVDIDQIIEREVFIFYYKDDKSKEAGEKPLGKISLINANVVPHRGNLHNYKYAIDIYTDNRVWHLCAMQQPVIESWFTEIKSRSISNFPKVLTKDISPFMVAAMFFEPCKVLDNSFKDKQDSEECRRLSLPQKNLPRISVVHSDSLSP, encoded by the exons CATATCGTAATAATGGCCAAGCAGTTCCTTCAAAGCTCTATCCAGAGTGTATTATTAAAGAAGGTTTTCTAGTTAAATCGCCTCCACAGGAACATGTTATCCGAAAAGTTGCAAGATGGCATTTACGTTATCTTGTATTGTACGATACACAGTCAAGAGTTGATATTGATCAGATAATTGAaagagaagtttttattttttattacaaagatGACAAATCAAAAGAAGCCGGTGAAAAACCATTAG gcaaaatttcattaataaatgCAAATGTTGTTCCGCATCGAGGCAATTTGCACAattataaatatgctatagatATCTATACGGATAATCGTGTCTGGCATTTGTGTGCAATGCAACAGCCTGTTATTGAAAGTTGGTTTACGGAAATAAAAAGTCGAAGTATTTCAAATTTTCCAAAG GTCTTGACTAAGGATATTTCTCCATTCATGGTCGCTGCTATGTTTTTTGAACCCTGTAAAGTAttggataattcttttaaagataaacaaGATAGCGAAGAATGTAGGCGTTTGTCGTTaccacaaaaaaatttacccaGGATTTCAGTTGTGCATAGTGATAGTTTGTCTCCATAA